In a single window of the Rhodoferax saidenbachensis genome:
- a CDS encoding phosphatase PAP2 family protein, translating to MDFLHNLDWVLPLRTPFSVQFAMGLSWLGYATFIMFFMSIGYWAWNKAMFYRLLILVAANALLNAYAKDVFQDPRPPLDIRLDDLVGASYGLPSGHAQLAVVMWMWLAWEVRRAWVWVGCSAIAIGVMFSRLLLGVHDIEDVLIGALLGGATLVVFEYVRHRQWRWQTDWRWSVGLTVAICALSLLTWPGTPPDYIPMLGGWLAAAIWSLQWEERHIGFRAPTAMGRRVAVGVLGALIFVGEQRLLKVAGTHWAWDPMVWSLVKGLISGTVVSLLIPWLMVRIRLAPARPH from the coding sequence ATGGATTTTCTGCACAACCTGGACTGGGTCTTGCCGCTGCGTACCCCGTTCTCGGTGCAATTCGCGATGGGCCTGTCCTGGCTCGGCTACGCCACTTTCATCATGTTTTTCATGTCGATTGGCTACTGGGCCTGGAACAAGGCGATGTTCTACCGCCTGCTGATTTTGGTGGCCGCCAATGCGTTGCTCAACGCCTACGCCAAGGATGTGTTTCAGGACCCGCGCCCGCCGCTGGACATCCGCCTGGACGATCTGGTGGGCGCCAGCTACGGCCTGCCCAGCGGGCACGCACAGTTGGCCGTGGTGATGTGGATGTGGCTGGCCTGGGAAGTGCGCCGCGCCTGGGTCTGGGTGGGGTGCTCGGCCATTGCCATCGGTGTCATGTTCAGCCGCCTGCTGCTGGGCGTGCACGATATTGAAGACGTGCTGATCGGCGCGCTGTTGGGCGGCGCCACGCTGGTGGTGTTTGAATACGTACGCCATCGCCAGTGGCGCTGGCAAACCGACTGGCGCTGGAGCGTGGGACTCACGGTGGCCATCTGCGCCTTGTCCCTGCTCACCTGGCCCGGTACACCGCCGGACTACATCCCCATGCTGGGCGGCTGGCTGGCTGCAGCCATCTGGAGTCTGCAGTGGGAAGAACGGCACATCGGTTTTAGAGCCCCCACCGCCATGGGTCGGCGGGTTGCCGTCGGCGTCCTGGGTGCATTGATTTTCGTCGGTGAGCAGCGACTGCTCAAGGTGGCTGGTACACATTGGGCGTGGGATCCCATGGTTTGGTCGCTGGTGAAAGGGCTGATCAGCGGAACCGTGGTGTCTCTTCTGATCCCCTGGCTCATGGTCCGCATCCGGCTCGCACCTGCCCGGCCCCACTAA
- a CDS encoding NUDIX hydrolase encodes MLRTPIQHCKQCGTKVVYRLPDDGDTKERAVCPACNTVHYENPLNVVGTVPYFGDKILLCKRNIEPRFGKWTLPAGFMELDETTAEGAARETVEEAGAEFEMLGLFTLLNVARVGQVHLFYRARLLSDQFNPGTETIEARLFAEDEIPWDEIAFRTVKETLERYFADRRSGVFSIHCVDIV; translated from the coding sequence ATGCTGCGCACGCCCATACAACACTGCAAACAATGCGGCACCAAGGTGGTCTACCGCCTGCCCGATGACGGTGACACCAAGGAGCGTGCGGTCTGCCCGGCCTGCAACACGGTGCATTACGAAAACCCACTGAATGTGGTGGGCACGGTGCCCTACTTTGGCGACAAAATCCTGCTGTGCAAACGCAATATCGAACCACGCTTTGGCAAATGGACGCTGCCCGCGGGCTTCATGGAGCTGGATGAGACCACCGCCGAAGGTGCGGCGCGTGAGACCGTGGAAGAGGCCGGTGCCGAGTTTGAAATGCTGGGCCTGTTCACGCTGCTCAATGTGGCGCGCGTAGGCCAAGTCCATCTGTTTTACCGCGCACGCCTGCTCAGCGACCAGTTCAATCCTGGCACCGAAACCATAGAAGCCCGCCTGTTTGCAGAAGACGAAATTCCCTGGGACGAGATCGCTTTTCGCACGGTCAAGGAAACGCTGGAGCGCTACTTTGCCGACCGGCGCAGCGGAGTATTCTCCATCCATTGCGTCGACATTGTTTAG
- a CDS encoding TRAP transporter substrate-binding protein has translation MIQRRSLLQSGAAVALSAPALVGFAQQSVTLKFHTFMAPMSDVWRTMHKPWMDKVEKESGGRIKFEAYPAMQLGGTAAQLYDQAKDGVVDIVWTLPGYNAGRFPRTEVFELPFMMNNAEATSKAYWEYVSTVGAEDFKDVHVLAVNVHGPGALHTKDKPVKTVADLRGMKVRGPSRQTTKMLGYLGAIPVGMPLPAIPDALSKGTIEGCVLPWEVVPSIKVQELTRFHTEFDPAMGALYTATFVMAMNKKRYESLPPDLRKVLDANSGLATSGWLGKTQQGNDPAGRKTATDRGNTVYTVPATDAQEFKRKAALVEVEWIADMDKRGLNGQQLRDTARALIEKHGKPTPATKPAKPGKA, from the coding sequence ATGATCCAAAGACGCAGCCTTCTCCAGTCCGGCGCCGCTGTGGCGCTGAGCGCACCGGCCCTGGTCGGCTTTGCGCAGCAAAGCGTGACCCTCAAATTCCATACCTTCATGGCGCCGATGTCGGATGTGTGGCGCACCATGCACAAGCCCTGGATGGACAAGGTGGAAAAAGAGTCCGGCGGGCGCATCAAGTTTGAGGCTTATCCAGCGATGCAGTTGGGCGGCACAGCGGCGCAGCTTTACGACCAGGCCAAGGACGGTGTGGTGGACATTGTGTGGACGCTGCCGGGCTACAACGCCGGGCGCTTTCCGCGCACCGAGGTGTTTGAGCTGCCCTTCATGATGAACAACGCTGAGGCCACCTCCAAAGCCTATTGGGAATACGTGAGCACAGTGGGCGCGGAGGATTTCAAGGACGTCCATGTGCTGGCCGTCAACGTGCACGGCCCGGGCGCGCTGCACACCAAAGACAAACCCGTCAAGACCGTGGCCGACCTGCGCGGTATGAAGGTGCGCGGCCCTTCGCGCCAGACGACCAAGATGCTGGGTTACCTGGGTGCCATCCCCGTGGGTATGCCACTGCCGGCCATTCCCGATGCGTTATCCAAAGGCACGATTGAAGGCTGCGTGTTGCCCTGGGAAGTGGTGCCTTCCATCAAGGTACAAGAACTCACCCGCTTTCACACGGAATTCGACCCCGCCATGGGCGCCCTCTACACGGCCACCTTTGTCATGGCGATGAACAAGAAACGCTATGAGTCGCTGCCTCCCGACCTGCGCAAGGTGCTGGACGCCAACTCCGGTCTGGCCACCTCGGGCTGGCTCGGTAAGACGCAACAAGGCAATGACCCCGCCGGCCGCAAGACCGCTACCGACCGCGGCAACACGGTGTACACCGTGCCCGCCACCGACGCACAGGAGTTCAAACGCAAGGCGGCGCTCGTGGAAGTGGAATGGATAGCCGACATGGACAAACGCGGGCTGAACGGCCAACAACTGCGCGACACTGCCCGTGCCCTGATTGAAAAACACGGCAAACCAACGCCTGCCACCAAGCCCGCCAAACCTGGCAAAGCCTGA
- a CDS encoding outer membrane protein — MKKVFLAAAAAMAFVAPQAFAQAKNFEGLSLAFSVNATGNKIDTNYSAGGFSGNDDLTTHSNILSSQLQYNFSIGDKFVLGTGASMGHGMLLVATFIPTGEAIKLKDTYSIYLAPGVAIGDSTLLYAKLAAVSAKTTFAEGSNISGTGYGVGIQYFANQNVFYQVEFLQNKYEEKAHSYVGYNFVDTYTTNALLVGVGYKF; from the coding sequence TTGAAGAAGGTATTTTTGGCCGCTGCAGCGGCAATGGCTTTTGTGGCGCCCCAAGCTTTTGCACAGGCGAAGAATTTTGAAGGTCTCAGCTTGGCTTTCAGTGTCAATGCCACGGGCAACAAAATCGACACCAATTATTCTGCAGGCGGCTTCTCTGGCAACGATGACCTCACTACACACTCCAACATCCTGAGCTCTCAGTTGCAATACAACTTTTCCATAGGCGATAAATTCGTTCTTGGAACGGGCGCCTCCATGGGACACGGAATGCTGTTGGTCGCAACATTTATTCCTACCGGTGAAGCCATCAAACTCAAAGATACCTATTCGATTTACCTAGCTCCAGGTGTCGCGATCGGTGACTCCACTTTGTTGTATGCGAAGCTCGCCGCAGTATCGGCAAAGACCACTTTTGCTGAAGGCTCGAATATCAGTGGCACGGGTTATGGCGTTGGCATCCAGTACTTTGCAAACCAGAATGTGTTCTACCAAGTAGAGTTTCTACAGAACAAGTACGAAGAAAAGGCACACAGCTACGTCGGATACAACTTCGTGGACACTTACACCACCAATGCTTTGCTGGTAGGTGTCGGCTACAAATTCTGA
- a CDS encoding TRAP transporter large permease, translating into MTPITLALLIFGLMLGLMALRAPIAIAMAGAGAVGYGLQAGWLPLANFLNNQAFARFASYDLSVIPLFILMGHFATQGGISRALFGFASALMSRFQGGLAMAAVLASAAFGAICGSSVATAATITSVALPEMRRHGYSGRLATGTLAAGGTLGILIPPSVPLVIYAILAEQNIAKLFAAAMVPGIIAMLGYMLAIAVYVRLVPGHAPAKEQAAPAFTLQSLWGILPIATVFAIVFGGIYGGIFTPTEGAAVGAASTLVAALFKRELTWAKLAQCFYATAENSAMIFLIFIGADLMNASLALTQIPNQLASVVRGWGLAPLMVVSAILLFYMVLGAVMDELSMLLLTIPIFFPIVIGLDFGLLQESVAIWFGIMVLMTVGFGMLAPPVGLNVYVVNSMAKDVPIAESYRGVMPFLISDTLRTLLLLFFPGISLWLVKFVG; encoded by the coding sequence ATGACACCCATCACGCTGGCACTGCTGATCTTTGGCCTGATGCTGGGCCTGATGGCACTGCGCGCGCCCATCGCCATCGCCATGGCTGGCGCCGGCGCCGTGGGCTACGGGTTGCAAGCGGGCTGGCTGCCGCTGGCCAATTTTTTGAACAATCAGGCTTTTGCGCGTTTTGCCAGCTACGACCTGTCGGTGATTCCGCTGTTCATATTGATGGGCCACTTTGCCACCCAGGGCGGCATTTCGCGTGCACTGTTTGGGTTTGCCAGCGCGTTGATGTCACGCTTCCAGGGCGGGTTGGCCATGGCCGCGGTGCTGGCCAGTGCCGCCTTTGGTGCGATCTGCGGATCCTCCGTGGCAACGGCAGCCACCATCACCTCCGTCGCTCTGCCCGAGATGCGCCGCCACGGCTATTCAGGCCGCCTGGCCACGGGCACGCTGGCCGCGGGCGGCACGCTGGGTATCCTGATCCCCCCTTCAGTGCCGCTGGTGATCTATGCCATCCTGGCCGAGCAAAACATCGCCAAGCTGTTTGCCGCCGCCATGGTGCCCGGCATCATTGCCATGCTGGGCTACATGCTGGCGATTGCCGTGTATGTGCGCCTGGTGCCGGGCCATGCACCCGCAAAGGAGCAGGCAGCGCCAGCCTTCACGCTGCAGTCGCTCTGGGGCATTCTGCCGATCGCCACGGTATTTGCCATCGTGTTTGGTGGCATCTATGGCGGGATTTTTACCCCCACCGAAGGCGCGGCCGTGGGCGCGGCATCCACCCTGGTGGCGGCGCTGTTCAAACGCGAACTCACGTGGGCCAAGCTGGCGCAGTGCTTTTACGCCACGGCTGAAAACTCGGCCATGATCTTCCTGATCTTTATTGGCGCAGACCTCATGAATGCGTCGCTGGCCCTCACGCAGATCCCCAACCAGCTCGCCAGCGTGGTGCGCGGCTGGGGGCTGGCGCCGTTGATGGTGGTCTCGGCCATTCTTCTGTTTTATATGGTGCTGGGTGCGGTGATGGACGAGCTGTCCATGCTGCTACTGACCATCCCGATCTTCTTCCCCATCGTGATCGGGCTGGACTTCGGCCTGCTCCAGGAATCGGTCGCCATCTGGTTCGGCATCATGGTGCTGATGACCGTGGGCTTCGGCATGCTGGCGCCCCCCGTGGGGCTGAATGTCTACGTGGTCAACAGCATGGCCAAAGACGTGCCCATCGCCGAGAGCTACCGCGGCGTGATGCCCTTCCTGATCAGCGACACCCTGCGCACCTTGCTGTTGCTGTTTTTCCCGGGCATATCACTGTGGCTCGTGAAGTTTGTGGGCTGA
- a CDS encoding TRAP transporter small permease → MRILDVLARACAVLAGCLLTLITLMTCASVLGRNFLGATLAGDFELTGVATGLAVALFMPWCQLRRGNILVDFFTAKASARTTAWLDRSGALLLAAFMALLAWRTALGGANAWENQSSSMLLGFPDWLVYAGMVPPLVLTAVIALYQSISSGESARP, encoded by the coding sequence TTGCGCATCCTGGATGTGCTGGCCCGCGCCTGCGCGGTGCTGGCGGGCTGTCTGCTGACCTTGATCACCCTGATGACCTGCGCCAGCGTGCTGGGCCGCAACTTTCTGGGCGCCACTTTGGCCGGTGACTTTGAGCTGACCGGTGTGGCCACCGGCCTAGCCGTGGCCCTGTTCATGCCCTGGTGCCAACTGCGCCGCGGCAACATCCTGGTGGACTTCTTCACCGCCAAGGCCTCTGCACGCACCACCGCCTGGTTGGACCGTAGTGGCGCCCTGCTGCTGGCCGCCTTCATGGCACTGCTGGCCTGGCGCACAGCCCTGGGTGGCGCCAACGCCTGGGAGAACCAGTCCAGCAGCATGCTGCTGGGTTTTCCCGACTGGCTCGTCTACGCGGGCATGGTGCCGCCGCTGGTGCTGACCGCCGTCATCGCGCTATACCAGAGCATCAGCTCCGGTGAAAGCGCCAGGCCATGA
- a CDS encoding fumarylacetoacetate hydrolase family protein, with amino-acid sequence MSYVFPPPAPVAIPVVGQTAQFAVHRIYCVGRNYEDHAKEMGHTGREAPFFFMKPADAVLVAPAGQTVAMPYPTLTANLHHEIELVVAIGVGGANIKAADAHKHIYGYAVGLDMTRRDLQNEMKKQGRPWCIGKGFENSAPIGPVTPAAQAPGVEQAEIYLQVNGQDRQRSVVSKLIWNIAETIEQLSAAWTLQPGDLIFTGTPEGVGAVVRGDTLEGGVAGLTPISVRVE; translated from the coding sequence ATGTCCTATGTTTTCCCACCCCCAGCCCCCGTGGCCATTCCCGTCGTTGGCCAGACCGCCCAGTTCGCAGTGCACCGCATCTACTGCGTAGGCCGCAACTACGAAGACCACGCCAAGGAAATGGGCCACACCGGCCGCGAGGCGCCGTTCTTTTTCATGAAGCCCGCCGACGCGGTGTTGGTGGCGCCTGCAGGCCAGACGGTGGCCATGCCCTACCCCACACTCACCGCCAATCTGCACCATGAGATTGAGCTGGTGGTCGCCATCGGCGTGGGCGGTGCCAACATCAAGGCCGCAGATGCGCACAAACACATCTACGGCTACGCAGTAGGCCTGGACATGACCCGGCGCGATCTGCAAAACGAGATGAAAAAGCAGGGCCGCCCCTGGTGCATCGGCAAAGGCTTCGAGAACTCGGCGCCCATAGGCCCCGTCACGCCCGCAGCCCAAGCGCCTGGCGTAGAACAGGCCGAGATTTACCTGCAGGTCAACGGCCAGGACCGCCAACGTAGCGTGGTCTCCAAACTGATCTGGAACATTGCCGAAACCATAGAACAACTCTCGGCCGCCTGGACCCTGCAACCGGGCGACCTGATCTTCACGGGAACGCCCGAAGGCGTGGGCGCAGTAGTGCGCGGCGACACACTGGAAGGCGGTGTGGCCGGGCTCACGCCGATCAGTGTGCGCGTGGAGTAA